The nucleotide sequence GACAACAGCTAGTAATTTACCATATGAGAGCATAGCTAGAAAACTTTCCCCCCgttttggtaattttttttagACAATTAGAAATTGCTTGTTCGTTCATTGAGATTACTTAACTTGTTTTGTATTATTCCTTAATAGGGAACTGATGCGTTCTCTCAGTCCGGTTTGTATTCAAACCATCAAGATATAGCCCCTCGATATTCAGTAAGTGTTTCATTATGGTGAAGACTCACATGTAGTTGTCTTTAtgtgaaattgatagttgagaACCGGTAGATGATTTGATATATTTGACTGAATTATCATCTAACCGTTCTTAGCTATCAACTTCTCATAAAGACAACTACATGTGAGTTTTTACTTTTTGTTATACCTAGATTTTTCGGCTGAAAATTTATGTTTGATATGATGCATAAGAGTGTTAGAGTAAtccatttttgttttttttttcttaatcgcTAATTCATGGCCATCTCTAATCATATCCTCACCATTTGGTTAAATTGTTACATCATTTAGGAACTGATGGTTTCTAAATTAATTTCGTAATGTGCTCCTTAGGGGATACTGCTTGGTCTGTCTAATACTGCTGGCGTATTGGCTGGTGTACTCGGAACAGCAGCAACAGGTTACATTCTACAGCATGGTAAGTACTTTTTTGCCTTTCTTTCTTGGTTACTGAATAATGACCGTTAGTTTGTGTAGTGCACAATCTGGAGAGTATCGGTGAAACTATTGGTATTGGTACTTGTAATTTAACAAGAAATTGGTGATGTGTTGATCATGTATTTATTAACTAGTAGTTTCATGTTCGAGAGCACTGCCCCTTTTGGGATATCCAATACTCTCGAAAAACATTGCTTCCAAAGTGGGATACATGTGGTTCTACCAAAAAAAATCAAACGATGATTCGAGCACATTTGATTGCATTCAATTGAAGTTATTAGCCACTTTGGTTGATTCGGAAATTAAGCAAGCTACTATAAAGTTTGAATGCCATCAATACTTGATGTAAGTCTGATCTTCTGGGTGAGAATCTAATAATGCCTTTCTATTTGATTTGTTTTCAGGTTCCTGGGATGATGTTTTCAAGGTTTCAGTTGGGCTCTATTTGGTTGGAACCGTGGTGTGGAACCTTTTTTCAACAGGCGAAAAGATCTTGGAATAACTAGAAAGCAGTTATTACAGACTATCGGTTATCGTCACACCTTATTCATAGATGAATCCTGCCCACGGAACAGGAAGGTCTATGAGAAGAAAATTAAAGGAGGTTAAATCAGGAAGCAATGCATTCTTTTGGTGCCTGACAAAATGGTAAATTTTGAAGATAGAGCATTGAAGATAGCTTATTCCTTGAAAGGTgaattatcaaaatttaattcCCTGATGTTTTTCATCATGGGAGAAGTTCCTTATTTTTTCCCCATCTTTTTGGTGGGAAATTCATATTACTATATTAGCCACTTGATTTAACATCATACATGTAAATATAATTTCTATGCCATCACACCAATTTTGTGAAATTAATAGGGAAAAAAATGTGATTCAAATTCATGATGTAGTATTCAATATTCACAATTCAGCAAGCTTCTTTTGTCTCCTTTGCAATTTCCTATCTACCTTTTGTACTTGAATCGTTTAGGCAAAGTAGGCAGTGAGTATTACCAACTGatatcttctttcttttcttgttgGGAACTGATTGATATATGGTTGGTTTTCTTTAGATGACTCTGTATGAATCTTGACATTTGTCCACCACCTTTCTGATTCCAAAATTTACTTCATATTCAGTACAgaaatatttgtttttatttgaaaatttaatACGATATTATCTTGTGTTTATTTTTATATGACTGCCATGTTTATTTTTCACTatttgtgcatattttttatttttagtattaaaaatgatcaataaaaaataagagaagataaaaaaaaaatattttttatactataAAAAGAAGGCctgcaaaaaatacaaaaaaatggtAAAAATATCATTcttctaaaattattacatgataaTAAGACGATATGAAATGTTCATGAGAAAATATATCATAGAGATTGGATATGATTACTTCTATATTGATAATACTAATTAACTGAACTAGCCCAATCATGTTTATAGATGAATGTATTTCAATAATTAAACAAGTAACATCTTTACGTTGTATAATTGTATTTATTGATGAACAATATGAATATGAAGAGAAGCCATATCTTCTGATATGGAAAACCAAATAAAacataaacatcacaaaatgataCTTAGTTGACCCACCCGCCATCCATATGTTAATGACCCAACAAAAGCAATAAATAATACATGAAATTATAAGATTAAATTGACATATACACCCTTACAAGTATCATTAAATGACAACATTACCCTTTGTTCTGTATACTCCCATTGTATATGCAATGATCAAAACACCCTTCCTCTATGCGTACATGGCATTCTCTGGTAGAAGCTGACGCGGCTGTAAGTAAACACGGAGCCCATTCTTCATGAACAGCGTAAGCGACATCTTCTGCTCGACCTTGTGACCGGGAACCGGCAATATCCGGTACCTCAAAAGCACAGCCGCAGCCACAGACTTCATCTGAAGGTAAGCCAAGTCCTTGCCCAAGCAGGTTCTCGGTCCAGCATTAAAAGCAACGAACTTAAACCCATCTTTTGGCTGTTCGAATCGAACCCGGTTCTCCTGAACCGAAATCCAACGCTCCGGTTTAAATTCCATGCAATCCTCACCCCAAACACTCTTCATTCTCCCAACAGAGTAAATCGAATAAGTAACCGTCGAACCCTTCGGAACGAAGGTGCCATCTGGCAAAACGTCGTCGTTTAATGCGTACTTAAAATCCTCGGGAACTGATGGGTATAAACGCAGCGTTTCGGAGAGTGCGGCTTTGAGGTAAACAAGCTTCTCCGCCTCCTCGAAGTCGATAGCATTCTCCGTCCAGCGACAGCGATCCGAGCCGCGAGAGGCGGAGAGGACCGCCGTAAGCTCGCGGAGGATGCGATCTTCGACGGCGGGGTGGGAGGAGACGAGGTGGAAGAACCAGGAGAGGGCGACGGAGGAGGTGTCCCTGCCGGCGAGGACGAAGTTGAGGGCGATGCGTTGGAGTGCGGCGGCGGAGAAGGGGTTGCCATCGCCGTCACGCTTGCTGGTGAAGCGGGAGATTAGGTCGTCGGAGGATGACTTGTCACGATTGGAGACGACGACGTTCATGTAATCGTCAACGACCTATGCATGGAACAGTGAAACACATGcatattaatttttcataataataataataataaaaaaagttgaCTTGGCTGACCTTCAAACTGTCCATGAGCCTCTTTTCGGAACCAATGCATAGAAGCTTCTTGAACCTCCACAAGATCCCAGGGTAATACAAAAGCCTATGCAACGTAGCTTCAGTTGCAGAATCAAAGGCATTGCAGAAAGGGTTTTCAGGCAAATCCGGTGACAAAGTTTCTGGGTCCTTCCCAAACGTGAGTCCACAAATGTTATCAAAAGTCAACCTGAGAAGAAGGTCCTGAAGGTCCACCGCTACACCCTCCTTTGCTGCTTTATCCAAGATGCACCACAACCGGTTCTTGATTGTACGGTTCACCCATCGGCTCATGGCATGCTTTAGGGTTCGCGTCGTGAACTCCAAAGCCGCCGTCTTGCGCTGAATCAGCCACGTGGCACCGTCGCTGTTGAAGATCCCTTGGCCCAAGAGATCATGGAATGCTGTTTGCCAATTGGGCCCTTTCGGGTAATTATCAAATCTGACTTTGAGCACGTGCTCGATGTTCTTGGGATTGGACGTGACTGTGTAAAACCCTTGCTTACGTGCCAAGAAAGGAAAAGGGAGGATACAAGTCTGGTATGTGGCCGAACCAGAAACTTTGATTCGGCCTATTAAATTTAGGGTAATCCAATCATGAACCCGATTTCGATTCATGAAAAGGATTGGAAGGCTTCCAAGGAAAGGATACACTCTCGGACCGGTTAGGGTTCGAGAGAAAAGGTGGAACCAAAGTAAATATGCGAATAACAAAGCAATAAGAGTATAGAGTAGAGGAAGTGTCTCAATTTCAATCATGGTGATGGTAGCTAATACACCTTTCCTTAAGTAATATTGTTGATGATATATAAAGATTATGTTACTATATGGTGTTGGAAGGAAATAAAAGGGTGAGATTGTTGAATTTATAGGGGCGACATGCATGAGAGGAGTTTAGGAAGGGTTGTTAGGAATAATTAAAGGAGTACAGTGTGGTGTTACTTGTTAGGTTGTCAGAGTCACAAGAAAACTTGCAAGTGTAAGAATATATACCATCCATGCATGTACGCATTATTTTTCCTTTCATCTTTCGGTATATGCATGGGAGATtctgattttaataattaatttaaaattaattaattttttaagttgTTTATATTGTTTAATCTTTGTGTTCTTGTCTTATATTTTCTCTTATGCtttctctttaaaaaaaatatggtaGGCATGAAAAAATAAATCAAGTATGACGTATGTTGACAAGTATTTTCAGTGTCAACAATAGAGCTCCACCAATAATTAATTAAACTTCTTATCACTACAAAAAATACATTGAATATCGTCAGATTTAACGTCTCGAGTTACTGTCAGTTTTATCGATAGATTTATGGAGATTTTGTACTAGAATTTGTTATGTCAAATAGTTATCAACGGATTAACTTTTTCGACAATAAATTTGTGAGTAATACTTGGCGGAAAATAGAAGACAATAAGCGCGAACTTTAGCTTCAGATTTACTGTTGGTAAAATTCGATGGTAAGTCATTTTAGTTAAATGTTGCTTTTTGGTAATACGCAAGGAGTTATCGTTGGTAAATTCCACGGTAGTCATCCCTAAAATAGAGAACACGAATATCTCTTCCCCTTCATTTCGaaaagcctctctctctaaactcctcttcttcatttctctctcTACCCATTTCCGCCGCCGCCACTTCATCTCCCTCTGTCACCGTTAGGTTTCATGCATCTACTtcttatataaattataatttaaattttatttacatTAATTTTGGAATTTGAGATTTAATTATTATATgctaatttaggatttagggttaacTTAACGTAGGATTTGCATTTTGGTTATCATATGGTAATTTAGATTTTattcatatttattattaattattataaaataaaatttgtgttgattattctagttattAAAATTGGTTTGATGATGAAGGAATTAAAATAAATCATATGATTTAGTGTTTGTTTATTTTATAAAGTTAGATTACTTTAAATATCTATTAAATGTACTGTGAATTTGAGTTGATTAGTAAAAACGATTGAAGTCTCTTGGTGGGTGTATTAGTATTTCAATCTTTGCATGTTAGTTTAGATGAATATTTAGTTTGGATGGAACCTTGAAGGGtgaaaaaatctgaattttagcgGAGATtctgtcaaaatttttataagattttgagtgaaattgaaaaataaaaattatatttttgaaagTCTTAGAATTATGTTTAAGGTTGATAGATATTTGTGTTAATTGTGACATTAATTGGTTCCTccttaaaattcttattttaagtgTTTTGGGttatttgttataattatttgttATTCATATATACCTTTTCTTATAtttgttataattatttattatttcttgagttttttctaatattattatttattactgtttgttatgttattaatatgttcaCTTTATTGAGTATATTAATATGTTTAGAATTGGTGAATTTAATTGTGTTTTGATTAGTGTTAGTAATATATTCGCTGTGCAGACATGACTACAGGTAGCAGAGGTAGGTCGAGTGGGTCACGTGGTCATGGTAGAGGGCGGGCTTCCACCAAATCTCTAATGACTACCCAGTCATCGCCCTCTACCCTGACTACTCCGTCAACCCCTGTGACGTCACAAGCGGGTCCTGCAGACCAGCAATTCATCATGGTCCTAAACTCAAACTACATGTCTCCTTCTGCTACACCTCCACAAATCTAGCGACGACAGAGCCCGTGGTGGGTGATTCCTTCAGTGCCCCCAGAAAGATGCCCTCCACCACTGCCCGTCATCCGACTGAGGATTTGGCCTAATGGCATGCAGGTGTGAGTACATACAATTTTTTAATCTTATGTTTGTTAATCTTAAGTTTATGTGTTTCTATGTATTTGTTATTGTTAGTTTTTTTCTTTGCTACGTTTGCACCAAACCCCAATGCTTGCACGCAGGAGATCTCCGACGTCATTAAGTCGATATACGACCACCCGTGGCCAACCTACACGCAGATCCCAACTAAGACAAGAGATCGATAGTTTCAGAAGTGGGCGGTAAGAACCCAATAATGTTAAATTAATTAACTGTATTTTATTCCGACTAACTAATGCTGGTGAATCACTTTGTGAAGTTAAAATTCATATGGGATTCAGAGCATAATCTCATGATCAGGAATATCTACAACCACTGGGCAGCTAAACATTTTCATCCACAGATGATGAGCGACGTTGTAATGACCGCGACCATCTAACGTCGTGGATCTGTCCAGCTATCAAGAAGGATCTGGAGGCCTATTTTACTCATGATGATGAGGGGTTCAAGCATCGCCATTTGACGAACGTCGCTAACAGGGTTTCGCCTAGGTTGTCAAAGTATACGGGTGGGTCGCCAACCTTCATGAAGACGAAGAGTAGACCGGTAAGAATTTTGTCATTGTTTAATGTTTTAGTAGTTACTTTAACTagttgtttaattttttatttattttattggttgatatattaatttgtagTCTAAGTCGTTAGATTGTGAGGCGACACTGGCAGATTCCTTCAAGTATACCTATACTTTGAAGgccaacaaggagagatttgctaACGAGCAGTCAGCGGCCCATTATATGAGTTTAAATTAACTCTAAGTTTCAAATTTATATATTTGCTTGGTTTCAAGACAATTATTTAACTGTTATCCTAATCACGACGTGTGTGACACAGAAGGATTATATGCAGAGGTTGGAGGCCGTGACGTAACAAGCTCAGCCGCCTAGTGGGAACGACGAAGCCAGCTCCGAGACCTCAGTGGTAGATCCTAATAGGATTTGGCGTGAGACCACCTCTGAGCCTCACAAGAATCGCCGCTTCGGGTTGGGGTCGTTCTTCGCCAGTGACCTTCACTCCTCCGCGTTGGTGGCTTCCTCTGCCTGTACCTCTACTTCTGCCACCAGCCCTTCCAATCCCCAGAAAGTTGTCGACTTGAAGGAAGAAGTGCAGAAGTTGATATAAGAGCTTCACTAGCAAGCGAAGCAGTCTGAGCAGAGGTACAATGACCTTCTTGCACGCGTGGGAGGAGGCATTGCCATTATCTCAGAATTGAAGTTGGAGCAGCTAGATCAGTTGTGAGAGCAGATGGAGGTGTACAGCTAGCAGATGCGTGTTGGAGGTAGCAGCAACGCTGCTGGTGGGGCACCGACATTAGCACCTACTCCACTGCCTCAGCAGGGGGACCACGACGACGACGATTACCGGGATCTGTAGGGATTTCATTTCCTTGTTTTTCTAATTCATTGTATTCTACTTCTGTGATATTTTATTGTATTCAgactatttatttttaataaaataatttgttaatttCTGCTACTTTTAGATTTCTGCTAACAATTTTGTTAATAAGAGttttaatttgactactaattatgGCTTAACTGtgccaaaaaattaaaaatattatcgtAGGATTTACTGTCAGATATATCCGACGGTAACTTGTCGCCTAAGCACGAGAAATGGCGCCAAAGTTACTGTGGGATTAATCTGACGGTAATCATCAACTCAGTCTCGACAAATCCATTAAAAATACCGGCGAAAAGTTCGCCAGTAATTAGTATCGGACGAAAAAAATCTGCTGGTAAACAATTTCCAGCGATGTTTATACCGTCAACTAGGACAACAATAAATTCGACGATCACTTTATTATCGGCGGATTTATTTTTTGATGAATCCAACAGTAAATCTGATGATACTTAACATTTTTCTTATAGTGCAAGTATAACAATTGACTATTAAAAATATGATCTTAGTGATATTAAAAATGAATTCTGTAGTGAGTTAATTATGTAAACTTTTTAAGTAAAAACATTAAATACTAGTGCATCTATAAAACTAAAGAACTTATTATTTATacatataatattatatttttttgaaaactaaataataatttgttttaaatttaatttgtttatatttatttgatTAAACATAAATTTGATAAGTCACCAAAAAATATGGAGTCACaacaaaaaaacataaaattgataGTATTTATTGGAATCACAACAATAAAAACGTGACGATCAGAGACTATAAAATATATGTTGTATATGTACAATTACATACAGTACACCTCTGAATCATTCATTTATgtaaaacattatatattaataaaagtATACAAAAATTAAGTGACATGGAGTGACACTGCAATAATCATTTTTGGTGTGGCAATATGTTACTATAATTATTCAAGCCAtccaagatatatatatatatatatatatataagaaagtCAACAAGTGCACAAACATGGCTACTTTGGTAAATATGCTTGCcaaccttttctttttctttctttcattgttGTATTAGTAGCTGGCAAATATAGTGTAAAGTGCAAGAGAAAGAGTAGTTAGAAACGGTTTatccaaaatgagaaattatgaGTTTGTTTCAAAATTTGGGAA is from Arachis ipaensis cultivar K30076 chromosome B01, Araip1.1, whole genome shotgun sequence and encodes:
- the LOC107608237 gene encoding cytochrome P450 86A1; translated protein: MIEIETLPLLYTLIALLFAYLLWFHLFSRTLTGPRVYPFLGSLPILFMNRNRVHDWITLNLIGRIKVSGSATYQTCILPFPFLARKQGFYTVTSNPKNIEHVLKVRFDNYPKGPNWQTAFHDLLGQGIFNSDGATWLIQRKTAALEFTTRTLKHAMSRWVNRTIKNRLWCILDKAAKEGVAVDLQDLLLRLTFDNICGLTFGKDPETLSPDLPENPFCNAFDSATEATLHRLLYYPGILWRFKKLLCIGSEKRLMDSLKVVDDYMNVVVSNRDKSSSDDLISRFTSKRDGDGNPFSAAALQRIALNFVLAGRDTSSVALSWFFHLVSSHPAVEDRILRELTAVLSASRGSDRCRWTENAIDFEEAEKLVYLKAALSETLRLYPSVPEDFKYALNDDVLPDGTFVPKGSTVTYSIYSVGRMKSVWGEDCMEFKPERWISVQENRVRFEQPKDGFKFVAFNAGPRTCLGKDLAYLQMKSVAAAVLLRYRILPVPGHKVEQKMSLTLFMKNGLRVYLQPRQLLPENAMYA